Genomic DNA from Streptococcus uberis:
CATCTAAAGTGACCATGACCTTCTGAACATCCTGATCAAGATGGCCAATTTGAAGTCCTACCACATCTCCAGACATTGATAATGCCTTAGGACAGTACGCTTCATAGCGTTCAATGACTTGACTAGCTTTCATATTGGATCATCTCCTTTATTGTTTCTATTTTTTGGAGAATGGCTGAGCGGTCATCCTTGTTTTCAAGTGGAACACACGCTAGGGCTTGTTGCCATTTTTCAGACTCACGTTGCCACTTAGCCATAAAGTGGGGTGATTTTTCTTTTGCCAAGAAAGGACCAAAACGACATTCGGTCTCATTGAGTCGCATTTCCCCAGGTTCTACAACTATTATTTCGTAAAATTTGTCGTTTTCATAGACTATTTTTTCAGCAACAATGCGAAGGTTATTCTCACATAACCATTGGCGTAACTCATCTTCACGGTTATTGGGTTGTAAAACAAGTCGGTCAATCTTTTCTAATTTTGATTTGCCAGCTTCTAAAATGTTACTGATCAATCTGCCACCCATACCACAGATAGTAATGACATTGACCTGATCTGAAGCTTCCATAGCATCTAAGCCACTGGCTAAACGCGCCTCAATCTGATCAGCATAGTCTGTTTGCGCGATATTATGTTGGGCTGATTCAAAGGGGCCCTTGACAACTTCACCGGCAATTGCTGCAGTGATTATTTGCTGTTCCAAGAGATAAAGGGGTAAATAGGCATGATCGCTTCCTACATCTAATAATTTAGTCCCTTTTGGAATAAAGGCTGCTACTTCTTGTAAACGGTGTGATAAATTAATTTCCATGTGTCATATCTTTCTAATGGTGTCTTGTTTTATTATAACAAAATCAAGCCTATAAAAAAAGAAAGCTTACGGTTTCAGCTTTCCTTCTTTGTTTTTATAATAAAGACAATAACTTTGAAGTGGGCAAACCTCACATTTAGGATTTTTAGCCAAACAATGGTAACGGCCGAAAAAAATCAAACGATGATGACTGATAACCCAATCCTTTTTAGGAATTTTTTGCATTAAGTCAGCTTCAATTTCTTTAACATCAGCATCTTGCGAGGAAATATTGAGTC
This window encodes:
- a CDS encoding tRNA (adenine(22)-N(1))-methyltransferase; amino-acid sequence: MEINLSHRLQEVAAFIPKGTKLLDVGSDHAYLPLYLLEQQIITAAIAGEVVKGPFESAQHNIAQTDYADQIEARLASGLDAMEASDQVNVITICGMGGRLISNILEAGKSKLEKIDRLVLQPNNREDELRQWLCENNLRIVAEKIVYENDKFYEIIVVEPGEMRLNETECRFGPFLAKEKSPHFMAKWQRESEKWQQALACVPLENKDDRSAILQKIETIKEMIQYES